A region from the Nonlabens sp. YIK11 genome encodes:
- a CDS encoding M15 family metallopeptidase, with protein sequence MRLLLALFCFSSFLTTAQITPAVLTGQSANPSNSLEKETQIALKKMQAAALKDGIKIEVASGYRSFNRQRQIWNGKYSRYQAQGLTPDAIFDNIVEYSTVPGTSRHHWGTDMDLIDGNAKYTGSVLVTDKFHGDGPFCKLMDWMDQHSTEYGFELVYTMNNNRTGFEYEPWHYSYAPVSKKYLQEYLNQIDFIKFLRSQNIMGMDDISDARLERYYKEHIQGINAELF encoded by the coding sequence ATGAGACTTTTATTAGCATTATTCTGTTTTTCAAGCTTCCTAACTACCGCTCAAATCACTCCAGCAGTATTGACTGGTCAATCTGCAAATCCATCCAACTCGTTAGAGAAAGAAACACAGATTGCGTTGAAGAAAATGCAGGCAGCAGCGCTTAAAGACGGTATAAAAATAGAAGTGGCTTCTGGATACCGCAGCTTCAATCGCCAGCGTCAAATCTGGAACGGTAAGTACTCAAGGTATCAAGCACAAGGCCTAACACCAGATGCCATTTTTGATAATATCGTAGAATATTCGACAGTTCCAGGAACATCCAGACATCATTGGGGAACGGACATGGATTTGATAGACGGCAATGCCAAGTACACTGGTTCTGTTCTTGTGACCGATAAATTTCACGGTGATGGTCCATTTTGTAAATTAATGGATTGGATGGATCAACATTCCACGGAGTATGGTTTTGAATTGGTTTATACCATGAATAATAACCGTACAGGTTTTGAATATGAACCTTGGCATTATAGCTATGCTCCAGTTTCCAAAAAATACCTACAGGAATATCTGAATCAAATAGACTTCATCAAGTTTCTACGCTCTCAAAATATCATGGGAATGGATGACATAAGTGATGCCAGGTTAGAACGTTACTACAAGGAACATATTCAAGGGATTAACGCAGAACTATTTTAA
- a CDS encoding GNAT family N-acetyltransferase, translated as MPITIKEITALETYSVRHVVLRVGRPLEECALDGDDLSTTFHLGAFDGDLHVGVATFLKSEAVDLPISFPAETTYYQMRGMGVVPDHQGKGIGAYLVTQGIRRLKELNIDVLWFNARIKAVPFYERLGFTSYGEPFEVKNIGTHYKMYAAL; from the coding sequence ATGCCTATTACAATTAAGGAAATTACGGCGTTAGAAACCTACAGCGTGCGCCACGTTGTTTTACGAGTAGGGCGACCACTGGAAGAATGTGCATTGGATGGCGATGATCTTTCAACCACCTTTCATTTAGGTGCTTTTGATGGTGACCTGCATGTAGGCGTCGCGACCTTTTTGAAATCGGAAGCTGTGGATTTACCCATAAGTTTCCCTGCAGAAACCACGTATTATCAAATGAGAGGAATGGGCGTTGTACCAGACCATCAAGGAAAAGGCATTGGAGCATACTTAGTGACCCAAGGCATCCGTCGTTTGAAAGAACTAAATATTGATGTCCTATGGTTCAATGCACGCATCAAGGCCGTGCCATTTTATGAACGTTTAGGTTTTACCAGTTATGGTGAGCCGTTTGAGGTCAAAAACATAGGCACTCATTATAAAATGTATGCAGCATTATGA
- a CDS encoding GNAT family N-acetyltransferase, whose protein sequence is MNLNFETERLLLRPFEKRDASHFYLMNNDEEVMRYTGDVPFESIAAAEDFIEDYTNNPTGQIQKYHMGRLAVLDKISNKFVGFCGIKTHEASQITDIGYRLLRSQWGKGYATEACHEMLKFAFDHHQKDQIIAHVHEQNIGSQRVAEKLGFQLDHRFLWDGLLPGRYYKLTRDAYYN, encoded by the coding sequence ATGAATCTAAATTTTGAAACCGAAAGATTGTTGTTGCGTCCTTTTGAAAAAAGGGATGCTTCTCATTTCTACCTCATGAACAATGATGAGGAAGTGATGAGATATACTGGCGATGTACCCTTTGAATCCATTGCCGCTGCAGAGGATTTTATTGAAGATTATACCAACAATCCAACGGGACAAATTCAAAAATATCACATGGGACGCCTGGCAGTACTTGATAAAATATCCAACAAGTTTGTTGGGTTTTGCGGCATCAAAACACACGAGGCATCACAGATTACAGACATAGGCTACCGACTGCTCAGATCCCAATGGGGAAAAGGGTATGCTACCGAGGCTTGTCACGAAATGCTGAAATTCGCCTTTGACCACCATCAAAAAGATCAAATCATCGCTCATGTACATGAACAAAATATTGGATCCCAACGCGTGGCAGAAAAGTTGGGGTTTCAGTTGGACCATCGATTTTTATGGGATGGATTATTGCCTGGACGTTATTATAAATTGACTAGAGATGCCTATTACAATTAA
- a CDS encoding GNAT family N-acetyltransferase: MNTDNIQHKQNDRRGIFYLKQDDQTIAELTYSLEDGVMTIDHTEVQPEHENQGLGSKMIEESYAYAKANHLKINPLCPFAEVVFDQHEEWSDVRVG; encoded by the coding sequence ATGAACACAGACAATATCCAACATAAACAGAACGACCGTCGCGGTATTTTTTACCTCAAACAAGACGATCAAACCATTGCAGAATTGACCTACTCACTGGAAGATGGCGTGATGACCATTGACCATACAGAGGTACAGCCAGAACATGAAAATCAAGGTCTAGGCAGCAAAATGATTGAGGAGAGTTATGCTTACGCGAAAGCGAACCACTTAAAGATCAATCCGCTATGTCCATTTGCCGAAGTCGTTTTTGACCAGCATGAAGAATGGAGTGACGTGCGCGTGGGATGA